A single uncultured Methanolobus sp. DNA region contains:
- a CDS encoding nitric oxide reductase activation protein NorD translates to MSTENITGLISSNFPTLESSLVSELASGFDNLDDIALEIIFHAGKSAQKRGQRVLIAYLGAAPGVYKALGQHEFRNWLNLAKNVSELSVSCCEGFFDSSQNIIIKGGLELLDKWTMQGIAMAGQNKWMAIAYFKYTGKVIVSTGPERFSELATHGSTLGTINTKVAESYFEHLNDLNALFNRDDFSLYCRIVENISSKHWLTGIELIGSTGKIIGKIPAQKRTEHLISMEKTLECGELVTMALFKNAGTIVENTEEKKLTRLIDATCSLADEDNKSAGSFLNTYPQYLDTLELSEAFEWTDKATSALSNNKNALRAFITTVFILGKYSKDTDHETRTLLVKAGIRLADLQPDCLESYFENASAACILLGRELFFLWSGIGEGIALQNPEAASKYYERSVASLIKIPPLMYDDIFRTADRLLQKEGALASAFFENLGNFSDTTPPENADKWADIGLIVYENDRKLALDFFANSPSLLEKLDIEELKEWTIKGLEAASERKPAGKAYFSLESKSSRELVEELTGAVALQKVANVLRYYALGLSGSNFIIRSMATLPLQIEVQGMNPIIAGNTIYLAPKIGVYENIEDNFRIYKLSVMHEVGHARFSSLDTEPEILTELEKRIRDKYPATSSDHKQDSKSTDLVDLLSLFPNQILAATIFGILEDARVEFMIMEHYRGVRTDLEEVRHEMLLMRDFPEGELEKFMEGLLWISTGHYPKPESGMDGVADETMDGILKVLQDELKNRIFTTESTTFSAFELAFDIYCSLEDKLGPLDEIKYSMIKNIAYRGMDVGASGQTDPMMTKPYENVIKNFIPETEADLTADEERPKEQATDKPTQPLDNNWRVLGSYKYDEWDSTINDYRSEWSTVNEMEPGGGNTAHYKKALERYGNEIALIRHTFGLMKPEAFHRLKGQNDGTEIDIDAYTESLITKRCGASPDEGMYIRWDKQERDVATLFLMDVSASTRKILGMDGRSILDVEKDALIIMSQALESIGDKYAIYAFSGKSKDNVEYFKIKEFDEKFSDDVAKRMSILASESNTRLGPAIRHSIKKLEKAGARTKMLVLLSDGEPYDRARGEDSYQGDIAQEDTRMAISEGKNRGMHFFCITVDKNPGEYLNNIFSDVGYTIIDDVLMLPEMLPLLYKRLTT, encoded by the coding sequence ATGAGTACTGAAAATATCACAGGACTTATATCATCCAATTTTCCCACACTGGAAAGTTCACTGGTTTCTGAGCTTGCATCAGGATTTGACAATCTTGATGACATTGCACTGGAGATCATATTCCACGCAGGAAAAAGTGCACAAAAACGAGGACAAAGAGTTCTCATTGCTTATCTTGGAGCAGCGCCAGGAGTGTACAAAGCCCTTGGTCAGCATGAATTCAGAAACTGGCTTAACCTTGCAAAAAATGTATCCGAGCTTAGCGTATCCTGCTGTGAGGGATTCTTCGATTCATCACAGAATATAATCATAAAAGGCGGCCTTGAACTTCTGGATAAATGGACAATGCAGGGAATTGCAATGGCCGGGCAGAACAAATGGATGGCAATCGCCTATTTCAAATACACCGGTAAGGTCATAGTATCCACCGGACCTGAAAGGTTCAGTGAGCTTGCAACACACGGAAGTACGCTTGGAACTATCAATACAAAGGTTGCAGAATCATATTTTGAGCATCTGAACGACCTGAATGCTCTCTTTAACCGGGATGATTTTTCACTCTATTGCAGAATCGTGGAAAACATAAGCAGCAAACACTGGCTCACAGGAATTGAACTTATCGGCAGCACCGGAAAAATAATAGGCAAGATTCCAGCTCAGAAAAGAACAGAACACCTTATCTCCATGGAAAAAACACTGGAATGCGGAGAACTTGTCACGATGGCATTGTTCAAAAATGCCGGAACCATTGTGGAAAATACTGAAGAGAAGAAACTGACAAGGCTTATTGATGCCACCTGCAGTCTTGCTGATGAGGATAATAAAAGCGCAGGCTCATTTCTTAACACATATCCCCAATATCTGGACACACTGGAACTTTCAGAAGCTTTTGAATGGACAGACAAAGCAACCAGCGCATTGAGCAACAATAAGAATGCTCTTCGTGCCTTTATAACAACTGTTTTCATACTTGGAAAATACAGCAAGGATACAGACCATGAGACAAGGACATTGCTTGTTAAGGCCGGCATCCGGCTGGCAGACCTGCAACCCGACTGCCTTGAAAGCTATTTTGAGAATGCATCTGCAGCCTGCATACTTCTTGGAAGAGAACTGTTTTTCCTATGGTCTGGTATAGGGGAAGGAATCGCACTTCAAAACCCGGAAGCAGCATCAAAATACTACGAGAGATCTGTTGCATCCCTGATAAAAATACCACCTTTGATGTATGATGATATCTTCAGGACAGCCGACAGGCTCCTTCAGAAAGAAGGAGCTCTTGCCAGTGCATTCTTTGAGAATCTTGGAAACTTTTCAGACACGACACCACCGGAAAACGCAGACAAATGGGCAGATATAGGACTCATAGTCTATGAAAATGACAGGAAACTTGCACTTGACTTCTTTGCAAATTCCCCTTCCCTGCTGGAAAAACTTGACATTGAAGAACTGAAGGAATGGACTATTAAAGGACTGGAAGCTGCAAGTGAGAGAAAGCCTGCCGGAAAAGCCTATTTCTCACTTGAATCAAAAAGCTCCAGGGAACTTGTGGAAGAACTCACTGGTGCTGTTGCTCTCCAGAAAGTGGCCAACGTCCTGAGATACTATGCCCTCGGACTTTCAGGCAGCAATTTTATAATAAGGTCAATGGCAACCCTTCCTTTGCAAATTGAAGTTCAGGGAATGAATCCTATCATCGCAGGAAATACTATCTATCTTGCACCAAAGATAGGAGTTTACGAAAATATAGAGGATAATTTCAGGATATACAAGCTCAGTGTGATGCACGAGGTTGGACATGCCCGCTTCAGTTCTCTTGATACTGAACCTGAAATATTGACTGAACTTGAGAAGAGAATCAGAGATAAATATCCTGCAACGAGTTCCGACCATAAACAAGATTCCAAAAGCACCGATCTTGTAGACTTGCTCTCACTTTTCCCAAATCAGATACTTGCAGCAACCATATTCGGAATACTGGAAGACGCACGTGTCGAGTTTATGATAATGGAACATTACAGGGGAGTTCGTACTGATCTTGAAGAAGTACGACACGAAATGCTTTTGATGAGGGATTTTCCCGAAGGTGAACTTGAGAAGTTCATGGAAGGACTGTTATGGATATCCACCGGACATTATCCAAAACCTGAATCTGGAATGGATGGAGTTGCGGATGAAACGATGGACGGAATCCTGAAAGTTCTTCAGGATGAACTTAAAAACAGGATATTCACTACGGAATCCACCACATTTTCAGCCTTTGAACTGGCTTTTGACATATACTGTTCTCTGGAAGACAAGCTTGGACCGCTTGATGAGATAAAATATAGCATGATCAAAAATATCGCCTATCGTGGGATGGATGTCGGTGCAAGCGGGCAAACTGACCCTATGATGACAAAACCATACGAAAACGTCATCAAGAACTTCATTCCTGAAACAGAAGCTGACCTTACTGCCGATGAGGAAAGACCAAAGGAACAGGCTACCGATAAGCCCACACAACCTCTTGACAATAACTGGCGTGTGCTTGGCAGCTACAAGTATGATGAATGGGACAGCACTATCAACGATTATCGCTCGGAGTGGAGCACTGTCAATGAGATGGAACCCGGTGGTGGGAACACTGCCCACTACAAAAAAGCATTGGAACGCTACGGGAATGAGATCGCCCTTATAAGACATACATTCGGACTAATGAAACCGGAAGCATTCCACCGGCTGAAAGGTCAGAATGACGGTACAGAGATTGATATTGATGCCTACACTGAATCCCTGATAACTAAAAGATGCGGAGCAAGTCCTGATGAAGGAATGTATATCAGGTGGGATAAACAGGAAAGGGATGTTGCGACCCTGTTCCTTATGGATGTGAGCGCTTCCACACGCAAGATACTTGGAATGGATGGCCGGAGTATACTTGACGTTGAGAAAGATGCTTTGATAATAATGAGCCAGGCTCTTGAGAGCATTGGTGACAAGTATGCCATTTACGCATTCTCAGGAAAAAGTAAGGATAATGTGGAATACTTTAAAATCAAGGAATTTGATGAAAAATTCTCAGATGACGTTGCAAAGAGAATGAGCATACTGGCATCCGAATCAAACACACGTCTGGGACCAGCTATCAGACATTCCATAAAGAAACTGGAAAAAGCCGGTGCAAGGACTAAGATGCTGGTTTTGTTATCTGACGGTGAACCCTATGACAGGGCCAGAGGAGAAGATTCATACCAGGGTGACATTGCGCAGGAAGATACACGAATGGCGATCTCAGAAGGAAAAAATCGTGGAATGCATTTCTTCTGCATAACCGTGGACAAGAATCCGGGAGAATACCTCAATAACATCTTTTCCGATGTAGGATATACTATTATTGATGATGTTCTAATGTTGCCGGAAATGCTGCCACTTTTGTATAAGAGACTGACAACCTGA
- a CDS encoding CbbQ/NirQ/NorQ/GpvN family protein, which produces MAMKCALSEELPVDEYLITEEPYYIPVGNEVEIFIAAYRNKLPVNLKGPTGCGKTRFMEYMAWKLQRPLITIACHEDLTATDLVGRFLIKGDNVEWSDGPLTKAVKSGAICYLDEVVEARKDTIVVIHPLTDDRRIIPVNKLGVIIKAPDEFMLSVSYNPGYQSIVKDMKQSTRQRFVAVEFDYPPAELEKQIVAHETLVDEQTAARLVEIGQSIRNFKHHGLEEGVSTRLLIYAGKLIREGIEAKEACRIAMSQPITDNQDLQKSIDEIIAAIMG; this is translated from the coding sequence ATGGCAATGAAATGCGCTTTATCCGAGGAACTGCCGGTCGATGAATACCTGATAACTGAAGAGCCTTATTATATACCAGTAGGCAACGAAGTGGAGATCTTTATAGCTGCTTACAGGAACAAACTTCCGGTAAATCTCAAAGGACCGACAGGTTGTGGAAAAACACGATTCATGGAGTATATGGCATGGAAGTTACAGCGTCCTCTGATAACAATTGCCTGCCACGAGGATCTCACAGCAACCGACCTTGTGGGACGTTTCCTCATCAAAGGAGACAACGTGGAATGGAGTGACGGACCTCTCACAAAAGCCGTGAAAAGCGGTGCCATCTGCTACCTTGACGAAGTTGTCGAAGCCAGAAAGGATACCATAGTAGTCATTCACCCGCTCACCGATGACAGGCGCATAATCCCTGTAAACAAGCTCGGAGTTATCATCAAGGCACCGGATGAGTTCATGCTCTCAGTTTCATACAACCCCGGCTACCAGAGCATAGTCAAGGACATGAAACAAAGCACTAGACAGCGTTTTGTTGCCGTTGAATTTGACTATCCTCCTGCAGAACTGGAAAAGCAGATCGTGGCCCACGAGACACTGGTAGACGAGCAAACCGCAGCAAGACTCGTAGAGATAGGCCAGAGCATCAGGAACTTCAAACACCACGGACTTGAGGAAGGAGTAAGCACACGTCTGCTCATCTACGCAGGCAAGCTCATCCGTGAAGGCATCGAAGCAAAAGAAGCCTGCAGGATAGCAATGTCACAGCCTATTACTGATAATCAGGACTTGCAGAAAAGTATTGATGAGATCATTGCCGCAATTATGGGATAA
- a CDS encoding PEF-CTERM sorting domain-containing protein, which translates to MLLIAGTATALAPPCSDGDEDEDGVCDCNDICPGYNDKIDTDRDGVPDGCDSCPEDPTNTCQNNGIPEFPTIAIPIAAIVGLAFIFQHRRN; encoded by the coding sequence ATGCTGTTGATAGCTGGTACTGCAACTGCATTAGCACCACCATGTTCGGATGGTGATGAGGATGAAGATGGAGTATGTGATTGTAACGATATCTGTCCAGGCTACAACGACAAGATAGATACTGATCGAGATGGTGTGCCTGATGGATGTGATTCGTGTCCAGAGGATCCAACGAATACCTGTCAAAATAACGGAATCCCAGAATTCCCAACCATTGCAATTCCAATAGCTGCAATCGTTGGACTGGCATTTATATTCCAGCACAGAAGAAACTAA
- a CDS encoding GTP-binding protein yields MGLHEEIQEVEEEIKKTSYNKATSHHIGKLKAKLARLRDEVVKKAASKGGGEGYSVKKSGDATVTLVGFPSVGKSTLLNKLTGANSEVGAYEFTTLDVIPGVLEYNNATIQILDVPGLVKGAASGRGRGREVIAVVRNCDLVVFILDVFQNYHHEVLTQELYDAGIRLNQKAPDVVIKRQDRGGVTISSTIDLDISDDLIKAILNDYKIHNAHVLIRDNIDVDQLIDVIMGNRVYIPAVTVVNKVDMADEYVLKKCKAEYPEATYISADKEINLDSVKDMIYDALDFIRIYLKPQGGPADLEEPLIVRNGVNVGDICDHLHRDFRRKFRYAQIWGESAKHPGQRAGLDHVLADKDLLTLIIAK; encoded by the coding sequence ATGGGATTACATGAGGAAATACAGGAAGTTGAAGAGGAAATAAAGAAAACTTCTTACAACAAAGCAACGTCACATCACATAGGAAAACTGAAGGCAAAGCTTGCACGTCTGCGTGATGAGGTTGTAAAAAAGGCCGCAAGTAAAGGTGGCGGTGAAGGATACTCCGTTAAAAAGTCAGGAGATGCCACGGTTACACTTGTAGGTTTCCCATCCGTAGGTAAATCCACTTTACTTAACAAGCTCACTGGCGCAAATTCAGAGGTTGGTGCCTACGAGTTTACTACACTTGACGTTATTCCTGGTGTACTAGAATACAACAATGCAACTATTCAGATCCTTGATGTACCGGGACTTGTAAAAGGTGCAGCAAGCGGCAGAGGCCGTGGAAGAGAAGTTATCGCAGTTGTGAGGAACTGTGACCTTGTGGTCTTTATTCTTGATGTTTTCCAGAATTATCACCATGAAGTCCTTACACAGGAATTATATGATGCGGGTATCCGCCTTAACCAGAAAGCTCCTGATGTGGTTATAAAAAGACAGGACCGCGGCGGAGTTACTATCAGCAGTACCATTGACCTGGACATCTCAGATGACCTTATCAAGGCCATACTTAACGATTACAAGATACACAATGCTCATGTGCTTATCAGGGATAATATCGACGTGGATCAGCTCATCGATGTTATAATGGGCAACAGGGTCTATATCCCTGCAGTTACCGTTGTGAATAAGGTGGATATGGCCGATGAGTATGTGCTTAAGAAATGCAAAGCAGAATATCCTGAAGCTACATACATTTCCGCAGATAAGGAGATCAACCTTGATTCTGTGAAGGATATGATATACGATGCTCTTGATTTCATTCGTATCTACCTGAAACCTCAGGGTGGACCTGCTGACCTTGAAGAGCCACTTATTGTGAGAAATGGTGTCAATGTTGGTGATATCTGTGACCACCTGCACCGTGATTTCAGGAGAAAGTTCAGATACGCACAGATATGGGGAGAATCAGCAAAGCACCCCGGTCAGAGAGCCGGTCTTGACCATGTACTTGCAGACAAGGACTTGCTGACACTTATCATCGCTAAATGA